Proteins found in one Fusarium oxysporum Fo47 chromosome V, complete sequence genomic segment:
- a CDS encoding uncharacterized protein (expressed protein): MKQTPFECLRCTDFAVPRLISPLMQLGKSSSLCPSGKIRKGSCSHMRLLYTFLCVYEKWK; encoded by the coding sequence ATGAAACAAACTCCATTTGAATGCCTGCGCTGCACCGATTTCGCCGTGCCTCGACTCATCAGCCCCTTAATGCAACTCGGAAAGTCAAGCTCTCTCTGCCCTTCAGGTAAGATAAGAAAGGGGTCATGCAGCCATATGCGCCTGCTGTATACATTCCTCTGTGTATATGAAAAATGGAAATGA
- a CDS encoding mitochondrial carrier domain-containing protein — MSSTDQVPPEAAQSPSSDYAASSYGYASSDAPMHSTTVTPLHRWALNASDTQFNAVAGAVGGFTSGVVTCPLDVIKTKLQAQGGYAALNKGRHVGHPKLYNGLVGSAKVIWREEGIRGLYRGLGPIVMGYLPTWAVWFTVYNKSKGYISQHSDNSHIVNFWSSIVAGASSTIVTNPIWVIKTRLMSQSNIRHNTQDHHSTYYPKAVGTPTARPTLHDWHYRSTLDAARKMYTSEGLISFYSGLTPALLGLTHVAVQFPTYEYLKTKFTGQGMGESNEGDDKSHVFGILGASILSKILASTATYPHEVIRTRLQTQRRPLAGEEFVQGMGVTSSGPRSRAPVEKPKYQGVVHTFRTILAEEGWRAFYAGLGTNMMRAVPAATVTMLTYEYVMRQLYHARAEARHLLLDPTAE; from the exons ATGTCGTCAACTGACCAGGTCCCTCCCGAAGCTGCCCAGTCGCCGTCTTCAGACTATGCTGCATCATCCTACGGTTACGCATCCTCCGACGCTCCAATGCACTCCACGACGGTCACCCCCTTACACCGATGGGCACTCAACGCCTCAGATACCCAGTTCAATGCTGTCGCCGGCGCAGTGGGTGGTTTCACATCAGGTGTCGTGACATGCCCTCTCGACGTCATCAAGACCAAACTCCAGGCGCAGGGCGGCTACGCTGCCTTGAATAAGGGACGACATGTCGGCCACCCCAAGTTATACAACGGTCTCGTTGGTTCAGCAAAGGTCATATGGAGAGAGGAAGGCATTAGAGGCCTCTACCGCGGTCTGGGGCCTATTGTAATGGGTTATTTGCCAACATGGGCTGTATGGTTTACTGTTTATAACAAGAGCAAGGGGTATATATCACAGCATTCTG ACAACAGTCACATAGTCAACTTTTGGTCGTCTATCGTAGCAGGCGCCAGCAGTACAATCGTCACCAACCCAATATGGGTCATCAAAACTCGGCTCATGTCACAGAGCAATATCCGCCACAATACACAAGACCACCACTCTACGTACTACCCGAAAGCTGTGGGCACACCAACAGCACGGCCGACACTGCACGACTGGCATTACCGATCAACGCTAGATGCAGCTCGCAAAATGTACACTTCAGAAGGCCTCATTTCATTTTATTCAGGCTTAACACCAGCACTCCTCGGTTTAACACATGTTGCTGTGCAGTTCCCGACCTACGAGTACTTGAAGACCAAGTTTACCGGTCAAGGAATGGGCGAATCGAATGAGGGAGATGATAAATCTCATGTTTTCGGAATATTGGGGGCCTCGATTCTATCCAAGATTCTCGCCAGTACTGCCACATACCCTCACGAAGTCATCCGAACCCGTCTTCAAACCCAACGGCGCCCACTTGCCGGCGAAGAGTTCGTTCAAGGGATGGGTGTGACGAGTTCAGGCCCCAGGAGTAGGGCCCCCGTGGAGAAGCCTAAGTATCAGGGCGTCGTCCATACCTTTCGAACCATTCTAGCTGAGGAAGGTTGGCGAGCGTTCTATGCTGGTCTTGGTACTAATATGATGCGGGCTGTTCCAGCGGCAACGGTCACGATGCTGACTTACGAATATGTCATGAGGCAATTATACCATGCCAGGGCTGAGGCACGCCATTTATTGCTAGACCCTACGGCGGAGTAA
- a CDS encoding cytochrome b-c1 complex subunit 7 → MKYSLAPFILRRPWLARLFKPAATWYVNAAGYRQLGLKYDDLLEEENEVAQQALKRLSNVESYERIYRIRRAVQCSYQHKLLPKDQWITTAMDKPYLQPLMEEVASEKAEKNELDSIAVVRKH, encoded by the exons ATGAAGTACTCGCTCGCCCCCTTCATCCTTCGTAGGCCGTGGCTCGCCCGCCTCTTCAAGCCCGCCGCTACCTGGTACGTCAACGCCGCCGGCTACCGCCAGCTGGGCCTCAA ATACGATGATCTcctcgaggaggagaacgAAGTTGCCCAGCAGGCCCTTAAGCGTCTCTCCAACGTTGAGTCTTATGAGCGCATCTACCGCATCCGACGTGCTGTTCAGTGCAGTTACCAGCATAAGCTCCTCCCCAAGGACCAGTGGATCACCACCGCCATG GACAAGCCTTACCTCCAGCCCCTGATGGAGGAGGTCGCCTCCgagaaggccgagaagaacGAGCTCGACTCCATTGCCGTCGTCCGAAAGCACTAA
- a CDS encoding DNA repair protein endonuclease SAE2/CtIP C-terminus-domain-containing protein codes for MTSWLASGRPALFDAINNACDLIDQQIASDLEKAQKELNEVLQQRDDYASRASELADENARLKQQLQQATTKTAENAQASARRKSPESKTPENEPDWKLECAKVSHKFKALSANFKQAKDALRKRKEERDRWINHATMLEKRIKAAEDEHRISITDRQNRSSRATTLPAARTEDAAPSPGTSFTSEAGLEQADLELPPLAAASLHADNNQPVPDTKAANPSSDSTQSEGESRHHEEDLPELPELPLQGYVSEAKIKQEPTSDTPVVVSEREVRKRKRNDADPNESPLQKVKVEPNERSSSPIQPLGPATLLAQESIDLGDVAQRLLTPRKRRELEETRKLEQMHREAFATATTPKSLFVRPDHVPQTARPIERTSALTPLSVNRRAVQSTREKPDTPLRKGLGRGISTLAEDGEAYRKDKDANTTPRGRLDTLLNSPAAQNSPAGRLTPRTAARPSTTAEDLAIPGRRVLPFEQGSRARDRTPAQQLDTPSRTTDLGAASKFTRQNTRSPLGSKEGTLRRKPISELRPDDFKINPRANEGHDFAFSDVVRDKNERSRMQGCTDLHCCGKDWRALALSERPNSPLTAAQRQEEQKLLEEYLGDFAYRLGTMGKKERDELWVEAKTQELANRYGTHRFHYSRMRSPPGFWNADFPNTQELEQERSEAAQRERQTVRDRHREAMRPGGRWLFRDE; via the exons ATGACAAGTTGGCTTGCTTCTGGTCGCCCGGCTCTTTTTGATGCCATCAACAATGCGTGTGATTTGATTGATCAGCAGATCGCATCAG ATCTTGAAAAAGCCCAGAAGGAACTTAATGAAGTTCTTCAGCAGCGAGATGATTACGCGTCTAGAGCGTCTGAGTTGGCGGATGAAAATGCAAGATTAAAGCAACAGCTCCAGCAAGCAACAACCAAGACAGCAGAGAACGCACAGGCATCAGCCCGGCGAAAATCACCAGAGAGCAAAACACCAGAAAATGAACCAGACTGGAAGCTCGAGTGTGCTAAAGTTAGCCACAAGTTTAAGGCACTTTCGGCAAACTTCAAACAGGCAAAGGATGCCTtacgaaaaagaaaagaggagCGGGATCGATGGATTAATCATGCGACAATGCTGGAAAAAAGGATCAAGGCAGCTGAGGATGAGCATCGAATCAGCATTACAGATCGTCAAAACAGAAGCTCTCGAGCAACCACGCTCCCTGCGGCAAGGACAGAAGATGCTGCTCCCAGTCCCGGTACCAGTTTCACTTCGGAGGCTGGCCTCGAGCAAGCGGATCTGGAACTCCCACCTCTAGCCGCGGCATCTCTCCATGCTGACAACAATCAACCTGTTCCCGACACAAAAGCCGCCAACCCTAGCTCAGATTCTACACAAAGCGAGGGGGAGTCGAGGCACCACGAGGAGGATCTACCGGAGCTACCAGAGCTACCGCTTCAGGGCTATGTTAGCGAAGCGAAAATCAAGCAAGAACCGACATCCGACACACCAGTTGTTGTGTCAGAAAGAGAGGTGCGCAAGAGGAAACGCAACGATGCAGATCCCAATGAATCGCCATTACAAAAGGTGAAAGTTGAGCCCAATGAGCGATCCTCGAGCCCCATACAACCGTTAGGGCCTGCTACTCTCCTCGCACAAGAAAGTATAGACTTAGGAGACGTTGCACAAAGATTGTTGACGCCCAGGAAACGGCGTGAGCTAGAAGAGACACGAAAGTTGGAACAAATGCATAGGGAAGCATTTGCTACAGCCACGACCCCCAAATCTCTATTCGTTCGACCAGATCATGTACCTCAGACGGCTCGGCCAATCGAGCGAACCTCAGCACTCACGCCGCTGAGTGTAAATCGAAGGGCGGTGCAGTCAACTCGAGAAAAACCAGACACTCCCCTCAGAAAGGGGCTGGGACGTGGTATCTCGACTTTggctgaagatggcgaggcCTACAGAAAGGACAAGGATGCAAATACAACTCCTAGGGGGAGACTTGATACACTGTTGAACAGTCCTGCCGCCCAGAACTCACCTGCTGGTCGACTTACCCCCAGAACGgcagcaagaccaagcaCAACTGCGGAAGACCTTGCAATTCCAGGACGGCGAGTATTGCCGTTCGAACAAGGGAGTCGAGCTAGAGACAGAACTCCCGCGCAACAGCTTGATACTCCGAGTCGAACTACAGATCTAGGCGCTGCCTCCAAGTTTACACGCCAGAATACGCGGTCTCCTTTGGGCTCCAAGGAAGGGACCCTGCGACGCAAACCAATATCAGAACTACGCCCTGACGACTTCAAAATCAATCCTCGAGCCAATGAGGGTCACGATTTTGCTTTTTCTGATGTGGTGCGCGATAAAAACGAGAGGTCTCGCATGCAAGGCTGTACCGATCTGCACTGTTGCGGGAAGGATTGGCGGGCCCTTGCTCTATCTGAACGTCCAAATTCCCCTTTGACAGCTGCCCAGCGACAAGAGGAACAGAAGTTGCTGGAGGAGTATCTGGGTGATTTTGCATACCGCTTGGGAACCATGGGCAAGAAGGAAAGAGATGAGTTGTGGGTTGAGGCCAAGACACAGGAGCTTGCCAATAGATATGGGACGCACCGATTCCACTACTCAAGAATGCGAAGTCCTCCGGGCTTTTGGAACGCAGACTTTCCGAACACGCAGGAGTTGGAGCAAGAGAGATCAGAGGCTGCTCAGCGAGAAAGGCAGACGGTCCGGGACAGACACCGGGAGGCTATGCGCCCCGGAGGTAGATGGCTGTTCCGCGATGAGTAG
- a CDS encoding DNA glycosylase, whose translation MDKFLQKTQARATRSSAINASQKFLSQLEPEDDKTSVTKKRAAKRPSPSHDEDFDASERDATPENDVKLPVTKRRKTQSARGKNANSKIHETLFSSEGETCQNPCTPPSRHHPLSYHRPLLLKESSSRQALLSWFDGVSTKRSMPWRKAWINPKDHGQTELRNLLERRAYEVWISEIMLQQTRVAVVIDYWNRWMGKWPTIHDLAAASADDVLSAWRGLGYYSRATRIHEAAKLVVNDSTMEGLLPSCTQNLEAKVPGVGRYTAGAISAIVFGRAAPMVDGNVLRVLSRQLGLFGNVKTNKVVIDTLWAAADALVKAIARDGADAQNDEEVETSDRPGRWGQALMELGSTICIPKPNCSECPITSTCRAYAEGQTLIPSKGRDKKIGDIEDLCDLCEPFEESTASDEPEVKVEAKTAKKAKANGGQGKQMTLAAFAFKGPPGDKKASAKAETGPSPRDMEVIVDHARKFPLKVIKKAVREEETLVCVIRRGDGQYLIQKRPEKGLLAGLWEFPSYILEDPKDGDTPAKRRSKALSYVSKLPGEHGGKAVKPKHVEELGSVPWLFSHLKLTMHVHLFTLEDGDLNDTESLTSSRLRWATPEAVDEESMGTGMRKCWTLAKDQD comes from the coding sequence ATGGACAAATTTCTTCAGAAAACACAAGCGCGAGCAACGCGTTCAAGTGCGATCAATGCATCGCAAAAATTCTTATCCCAGTTGGAGCCTGAAGATGATAAGACTTCCGTAACTAAGAAGCGCGCGGCTAAGCGCCCTTCACCTTCTCACGACGAAGACTTTGACGCGTCTGAGAGAGACGCGACGCCAGAAAACGATGTCAAGCTGCCTGTAACAAAGCGACGGAAAACGCAGTCCGCAAGAGGCAAAAATGCAAACTCCAAGATTCATGAGACTTTGTTCTCATCTGAAGGGGAGACATGCCAAAACCCATGCACCCCTCCGTCAAGGCATCATCCTCTCTCATATCACCGACCCCTATTGCTCAAAGAGTCTTCCTCTCGCCAGGCACTTCTCAGCTGGTTTGACGGTGTGAGTACCAAGCGTTCGATGCCATGGCGCAAGGCCTGGATAAATCCAAAGGATCATGGTCAGACAGAACTTCGCAACCTCCTAGAACGACGAGCGTATGAGGTCTGGATCAGCGAGATCATGCTGCAGCAGACGCGAGTTGCTGTGGTCATAGACTACTGGAACAGATGGATGGGAAAGTGGCCCACGATCCACGATCTCGCTGCTGCAAGTGCCGATGATGTTCTCAGTGCCTGGCGTGGCTTGGGATACTACAGCAGAGCAACAAGAATTCACGAGGCGGCAAAGCTTGTGGTGAATGATTCGACTATGGAAGGACTGTTGCCTTCCTGCACTCAAAATCTCGAGGCAAAGGTTCCTGGTGTTGGGCGATACACTGCCGGTGCCATTTCAGCCATTGTCTTTGGGCGAGCTGCGCCGATGGTTGATGGAAATGTTTTACGCGTGTTGAGCCGACAACTTGGGCTATTCGGCAACGTGAAAACCAACAAAGTCGTGATCGATACACTATGGGCTGCTGCCGATGCTTTGGTCAAAGCTATTGCGCGGGATGGGGCTGATGCTCAAAACGACGAAGAAGTCGAAACAAGCGATCGCCCTGGACGATGGGGACAAGCACTCATGGAATTGGGAAGCACAATCTGCATACCCAAGCCAAACTGCTCCGAGTGCCCCATTACTTCGACCTGCCGTGCCTACGCCGAAGGACAAACCTTGATCCCAAGCAAAGGCCGTGATAAAAAGATTGGGGACATCGAAGATTTGTGCGACCTCTGCGAGCCCTTTGAAGAATCAACGGCTTCAGATGAGCCAGAGGTCAAGGTGGAAGCCAAGACCGCCAAAAAGGCCAAGGCAAATGGAGGGCAAGGCAAACAGATGACCTTGGCCGCATTTGCCTTCAAGGGGCCACCTGGAGACAAGAAGGCTTCGGCAAAAGCGGAAACGGGCCCAAGTCCTCGCGACATGGAGGTTATTGTCGATCACGCACGCAAATTCCCACTCAAAGTCATCAAAAAGGCAgtcagagaagaagagacaTTGGTCTGCGTGATTCGCCGCGGTGACGGGCAATATCTGATCCAGAAACGTCCAGAGAAGGGACTTCTCGCTGGTCTATGGGAATTTCCCAGCTATATCCTCGAAGACCCGAAAGATGGTGACACGCCGGCAAAGCGAAGATCGAAGGCATTGTCATACGTTTCCAAGCTGCCAGGTGAGCACGGAGGCAAAGCAGTGAAACCTAAACATGTGGAAGAACTTGGCAGTGTACCGTGGCTCTTCTCTCATTTGAAGCTTACGATGCATGTCCACTTGTTCAcccttgaagatggcgatcTGAATGACACAGAGTCGCTTACTTCAAGTCGACTGAGATGGGCGACtcctgaagctgttgatgaagagtcCATGGGTACTGGGATGCGCAAGTGCTGGACACTTGCTAAGGATCAAGACTAA
- a CDS encoding heterokaryon incompatibility protein-domain-containing protein, with the protein MSSKFCKACSGIFQGHYVPTNALAEKDLVDVKDTDFGIPGFTKDVTEWRVRLEYATGQDKPTPYFHHSLHDLAKNAAKCSLCAIMSERIQSDKQPAAMPQRLKEMKEMGKNIIGIPIIKPKPGTFSGMFTLGFLYVTWSGQKWQGHTFQIYQAFLTVDTSKGNNRFIWKPKYDRQESLLRIKNWLSSSPTISRLTPRLPTRLLHCQPSAKPGGDPTVKLVNTVGFDVSTRYIALSHRWGAVQPLMLLESLRDTFFKNIPFDTIPPTFQDAIRLANALEVEYIWIDSLCIIQDSKDDWQTEATHMASVYSLAYVTISATAAQDSAAGLREQHLMLKHPYEIIPSWTGFENQIPRVPVRIVNRSAFCDAVLAQPLFRRGWVFQEWILSPRTIHVARDQLWWTSASDMTSGGFAANETCEGFDFDVHREYIHTMAPGTIYSMESQSEESLQLVWHTLLQEYMSRSLTFESDRLVAFAGIASFYQSHANIKANSYLAGIWRHVLLQDLLWTISEGRKVSPPQNYRAPSWSWASVEPAPDTKKKFLIGNKEINIKLSETEQPWVCTVTVIEASVETMGSEFGSVSGGYIVLQGPLVKACLSMNMIDLSNRLTEEQALEFVPGGKLRFVQNRVTVPGGPTVATMGAYAHLSVTRALLDDVTPTVLAEEVVDIYLSVFYCRFNRDGSPVGQALVLVRGIEKGEFRRIGQVGMTGETIEPWAENRDFSKFAPLTDDEEFLSIGGRPGIYNYRIV; encoded by the exons ATGTCCTCGAAATTTTGCAAAGCATGTTCTGGTATCTTTCAGGGGCATTATGTCCCAACAAATGCGCTGGCCGAGAAAGACCTGGTTGATGTTAAGGACACTGATTTTGGAATTCCTGGCTTCACAAAAGACGTGACTGAATGGAGAGTCAGACTGGAATACGCAACAGGACAAGATAAACCAACACCATATTTCCATCACAGCCTCCATGACCTGGCCAAAAATGCGGCCAAGTGTAGTCTATGTGCTATCATGTCGGAGAGGATACAGTCGGATAAACAACCAGCGGCCATGCCTCAGAGACTGAaagagatgaaggaaatGGGGAAGAATATAATTGGAAtccccatcatcaagccaAAGCCGGGAACATTTTCTGGCATGTTCACTCTTGGCTTTCTGTATGTCACTTGGAGTGGACAGAAGTGGCAGGGCCATACTTTTCAAATATACCAGGCCTTTTTAACAGTCG ACACTTCAAAAGGAAATAACCGATTCATATGGAAACCCAAGTACGATCGCCAAGAATCGTTGCTACGAATAAAAAATTGGCTTAGTTCGTCACCAACGATATCAAGATTGACTCCTCGGCTGCCAACAAGGCTGCTTCACTGCCAACCATCAGCTAAGCCAGGAGGGGATCCTACAGTTAAACTAGTCAATACGGTTGGTTTTGACGTATCTACTCGTTACATCGCCCTCAGCCATCGCTGGGGCGCAGTACAACCACTCATGTTGTTGGAGTCTTTGAGAGATACATTCTTTAAGAACATCCCTTTCGATACGATCCCACCAACATTTCAAGACGCCATCAGATTGGCCAATGCACTGGAAGTTGAGTACATTTGGATTGACTCGCTCTGTATCATTCAAGATTCCAAGGATGATTGGCAGACCGAAGCTACACACATGGCTTCTGTTTACTCCCTGGCCTATGTCACAATCTCCGCTACTGCTGCCCAAGATTCTGCAGCCGGCCTCAGAGAACAACATTTAATGCTGAAGCATCCTTATGAGATCATTCCGTCTTGGACAGGGTTTGAGAATCAGATTCCACGTGTGCCTGTGAGGATCGTGAACAGATCTGCTTTCTGCGACGCAGTTCTTGCCCAGCCCCTGTTTCGTAGGGGATGGGTCTTCCAAGAATGGATCCTATCGCCAAGGACCATCCACGTCGCTCGAGACCAGCTCTGGTGGACCTCAGCCTCAGATATGACCTCTGGAGGTTTTGCCGCAAACGAGACATGCGaaggctttgactttgatgttCATCGGGAATACATCCATACAATGGCTCCGGGGACCATATATTCGATGGAAAGCCAAAGTGAAGAGAGTCTTCAGCTCGTGTGGCATACTTTACTGCAAGAATACATGTCACGCTCGCTCACATTTGAGTCCGATCGCTTGGTAGCATTTGCCGGTATTGCTAGCTTTTATCAGAGTCATGCGAATATTAAAGCAAACTCGTATTTGGCAGGAATATGGCGCCATGTTCTCCTTCAAGATCTATTATGGACTATAAGTGAGGGTAGAAAAGTCTCACCGCCACAAAATTACCGCGCCCCATCGTGGTCCTGGGCATCAGTTGAGCCAGCACCAGATACGAAAAAGAAGTTCCTGATCGGAAACAAGGAGATAAACATAAAATTATCAGAGACGGAACAGCCTTGGGTCTGTACAGTCACTGTCATTGAGGCATCTGTTGAGACAATGGGGTCGGAATTTGGGTCTGTTTCTGGCGGGTACATTGTCCTTCAGGGGCCATTAGTCAAGGCCTGTCTTTCTATGAACATGATCGATCTGTCGAATCGTCTCACGGAAGAACAGGCTTTAGAGTTCGTACCAGGCGGGAAGTTGCGATTTGTCCAAAATCGTGTTACGGTACCAGGGGGTCCAACTGTGGCAACCATGGGGGCATATGCACATTTGTCGGTGACCAGGGCTCTACTCGATGATGTTACCCCGACTGTGCTGGCTGAAGAGGTTGTCGATATTTACCTTTCAGTCTTCTACTGCCGCTTTAATCGTGATGGAAGCCCTGTTGGCCAAGCATTGGTTCTTGTTAGAGGCATCGAGAAAGGAGAGTTCCGTCGAATTGGCCAAGTTGGCATGACTGGAGAGACCATAGAGCCCTGGGCTGAGAATAGGGATTTTAGTAAGTTTGCGCCTCTTacagatgacgaagaatTTCTCAGTATTGGGGGTCGACCTGGGATCTACAACTATCGAATTGTCTAG
- a CDS encoding voltage-dependent anion channel: MSFSADGDGRLDLKRRVQDMDNDNWKEGHTRVAGQKHFRSTANVRIVERLKHITWAWLTFVMSTGGIALLLHSTPHQFRGLQVIGKIYFILTLVLFVTIVSGLVFRFMKTAYALRNSLMHPTESLFFPCSLLSVATIIANATVYGIPATGPWLATALRVCFWLYAGLSILSAIVQFYVLFTGAHLPIHSMTPAWILPVFPAMLTGTLASALMSSQSPEHRMSMLVAGLTFQGLGWTVSLFMYPLYLGRLMQDGLPAPAMRPGMFIAVGPAGYTAVAIIGMSRSLPEGYGYFATYPMANEILRVLALWTGVWIWCVGFWFLGFSLFAVLTSALRWKLKFSMSWWAFVFPNIGFTLATAYIGEELQSEGIKWVSSAMTVLLVIMWFVVLYGMISAVIRRKLLWPGRDGDES, encoded by the coding sequence ATGTCTTTTTCCGCAGACGGCGATGGTCGTCTCGACCTCAAACGCCGCGTCCAAGACATGGACAATGATAACTGGAAAGAAGGCCATACACGAGTGGCAGGACAAAAGCACTTCAGGTCTACAGCCAACGTTCGAATCGTGGAACGCCTCAAGCACATAACATGGGCATGGCTCACATTTGTCATGAGCACAGGCGGTATTGCGCTACTGCTACATTCAACACCACATCAGTTTCGAGGTCTGCAGGTTATCGGCAAGATCTACTTTATCCTTACGTTGGTCCTTTTTGTAACTATCGTATCCGGTCTTGTTTTTCGCTTCATGAAGACGGCATATGCGCTGAGGAATAGCTTAATGCATCCCACTGAGAGTCTTTTCTTCCCGTGCTCTCTACTCAGCGTCGCTACTATCATTGCGAATGCAACTGTATATGGAATTCCCGCTACTGGGCCGTGGCTAGCTACTGCGTTGCGAGTGTGTTTCTGGTTGTATGCTGGTCTTTCGATCTTATCAGCAATAGTCCAGTTCTACGTCCTATTTACCGGAGCTCATTTGCCTATTCATTCCATGACACCAGCATGGATTCTACCAGTATTCCCAGCAATGCTCACTGGGACTCTCGCTTCTGCCCTCATGTCCTCTCAGAGCCCGGAACATCGGATGTCAATGCTAGTAGCTGGTCTGACTTTCCAGGGTCTTGGGTGGACCGTATCTTTGTTTATGTATCCGTTGTATTTGGGCAGGTTGATGCAGGATGGTCttccagcaccagcaatGCGACCTGGCATGTTCATCGCTGTAGGCCCAGCAGGATACACAGCTGTGGCCATCATTGGTATGTCGAGATCACTTCCTGAAGGCTATGGCTACTTTGCGACATACCCAATGGCGAACGAAATCCTTCGAGTGCTGGCACTCTGGACTGGCGTATGGATCTGGTGTGTCGGCTTCTGGTTCCTTGGATTCAGCCTCTTCGCCGTCCTCACCTCTGCATTGAGATGGAAATTAAAATTCAGCATGAGTTGGTGGGCTTTTGTCTTCCCGAATATTGGCTTCACACTAGCTACGGCGTACATTGGTGAGGAATTGCAGAGTGAAGGGATTAAGTGGGTGTCAAGTGCAATGACGGTCTTGCTCGTGATCATGTGGTTCGTTGTTTTATATGGAATGATCTCAGCGGTGATTCGCAGGAAGCTTCTATGGCCTGGACGGGATGGCGATGAATCCTAA
- a CDS encoding acyl-CoA dehydrogenase/oxidase, which translates to MSSPTDTFSREEVRSHTTDESLWCIIDSTVYDLTDFVDAHPGGETVLKQVAGQDATTAFYNLHRHEVLTKYKDLAVGTIEGEKPQVITPQPGDLSKVPYAEPLWLAEPFRSPYYKDSHRRLQRKLREFVDSELYAEAQECEATGRYISQKMIDRMSELGILHMRIGPGKHLHGVDLMGGAVKGEEFDYFHDLIVAQELARAMARGFADGNMAGMTIGLTAVLNFARDEAWKNKIANEVFSGKKKICLAITEAFAGSDVAGLRTTAEKTPDGKHYIINGTKKWITNGVWCDYFVTGARTDKGLSVFLIERGEGVETKQIKTSYSTTAGTAFVTFDNVKVPAENMLGKENKGIQVILSNFNHERWYMVCGSLRLSRSIIEECLKWSNQRQVFGKSLIDQPVIRQKLAKMIALIEANQSWLETVTYQMCHMPYSQQAQHLAGPIGLLKMSATRAAHEVADESVQIWGGRGITQTGMGKFIEMFHRTYKFDAILGGAEEVLADLGVRQAMRNFPKAML; encoded by the exons ATGAGCTCTCCTACAGATACGTTCTCCCGCGAGGAGGTCCGCTCCCATACAACCGACGAGTCCCTCTGGTGCATCATCGATAGCACAGTCTACGATCTCACAGACTTTGTCGACGCTCATCCTGGTGGTGAGACTGTCCTAAAACAAGTCGCCGGTCAAGATGCCACGACCGCTTTCTACAATCTCCACCGACATGAAGTTCTCACAAAGTACAAGGACCTCGCCGTTGGCACCATCGAGGGCGAGAAGCCTCAAGTTATTACCCCACAGCCTGGTGACCTCAGCAAGGTCCCCTATGCCGAGCCTCTATGGCTTGCAGAGCCCTTCCGTTCGCCCTACTACAAGGACAGCCACAGGCGATTGCAGCGCAAGCTCCGAGAATTCGTCGATAGTGAGCTCTACGCGGAGGCGCAAGAGTGCGAGGCGACTGGACGATACATTAGCCAGAAGATGATTGATCGCATGAGCGAGCTGGGCATCTTACACATGCGTATTGGGCCTGGAAAGCATCTCCACGGTGTTGATCTCATGGGAGGCGCCGTCAAGGGTGAGGAGTTCGACTACTTCCATGACTTGATCGTGGCACAGGAGCTTGCGCGAGCTATGGCTCGAGGTTTCGCTGATGGAAACATGGCGGGTATGACTATTGGATTGACAGCGGTTCTCAACTTCGCCCGCGACGAGGCATGGAAGAACAAGATTGCCAACGAGGTCTTCAgcggcaagaagaagatctgtCTCGCCATCACCGAGGCCTTCGCTGGTTCAGATGTCGCTGGATTGCGCACAACTGCTGAGAAGACACCCGATGGCAAGCACTAT ATCATCAACGGTACCAAGAAGTGGATCACCAACGGTGTATGGTGCGATTACTTCGTTACAGGTGCCCGAACCGACAAGGGCTTGAGTGTCTTCCTTATCGAGCGTGGCGAGGGTGTTGAGACTAAGCAGATCAAGACCTCTTACTCTACAACAGCTGGTACAGCTTTCGTGACATTCGATAACGTCAAGGTCCCCGCCGAGAACATGTTGGgcaaggagaacaagggtATCCAGGTCATTCTGAGCAACTTCAACCACGAGCGATGGTACATGGTTT GCGGAAGTCTCCGTTTGTCACGATCCATCATTGAGGAGTGCCTCAAGTGGAGTAACCAACGCCAGGTGTTCGGCAAGTCACTCATTGACCAACCCGTCATCCGCCAGAA GCTCGCAAAGATGATCGCGCTCATCGAAGCCAACCAGTCATGGCTCGAAACCGTCACCTACCAAATGTGCCACATGCCCTACTCACAGCAAGCACAGCACCTTGCCGGCCCCATTGGTCTGCTCAAGATGAGCGCCACTCGTGCTGCCCACGAAGTTGCCGACGAGTCCGTGCAGATCTGGGGTGGCCGTGGTATTACCCAGACTGGTATGGGCAAGTTTATCGAGATGTTCCACCGAACATACAAGTTCGATGCCATTCTTGGTGGTGCCGAGGAAGTGTTGGCAGATCTCGGTGTGAGACAGGCCATGAGGAACTTCCCCAAGGCGATGCTGTAA